The Anaerobacillus sp. CMMVII genomic interval TGGACGCTTAGTTTCTCTTTCAATTGGTTGATGCATGTCTTCAATTGTATTTAAAACAGAACTATATAGATGATACCCATAGCCTAAAATGGCTAATACGGGAAGACCAATAATAAGACTTATGATCAGTATTATTTTCTTTTTCTTTGTCATGACAGATTCTCCCTAATTTAAAATTCAGTATTAGTTGATTATATCTCGTAGGTAAAAAAGTGGCAATATAATTATGTCTCATTCCAGGATTTTCTGTAAAAATTAGTAGGAATTTGTATTAATTTGTACTTTAGCAATGGAAATAGATAATAAATTTATGTAATTAATTAGTTACATATATTATAGTAGGGATTGTTAATGGGATATTTTATCTGTAAATTTTTTGCTTTTTTTGTCTCACTTTGTCAAAAATATGTGATAGAATGCTTTTATGTGAAAAAATTGTTACATTTCGGGAGGCACCAATGGAAGAGACTATTAGTTTAAAAGAATTGTTTGAAACGATAAAAAAGCGGTTGTTAATGATTTTGCTTATAACAGTGGCGGCCGTTGCCGTGGCTGGGGTAATTAGCTATTTGGTACTAACACCGGTATACCAATCGTCAACACAGTTATTAGTAAATCAATCTAAATCAGATCAACAATCCTATACACAAAGCGACATCCGTTCAAACATTGAATTAATTAATACGTATAACGAGATTATGAAAACCCCAATTATCTTAGATAAGGTTATTGATGAATTAGGGTTAACAAGATCAACTGGGGCTTTAAACGGCCAAATTAGTGTTAGGAGTCAAGGGAATTCACAGGTAGTTGCGATTACTGTACTAGATCCAGATCCTGCATTAGCTGTGCAAATAGCTAACAAGGTAGCAACTGTGTTTCAACGTGAAATTATCGCTATTATGAATGTAGATAATGTTAGTATCCTTTCTGAAGCGAAATTAGCGGAAAACCCAACACCGGTTAAACCGAATCCGAAGTTAAATATGGCGATTGCGTTCGTTGTCGGGCTAATGATTGGTGTAGGACTTGCGTTTCTTTTAGAATATTTAGATAACACAATTAAAACGGAACGTGATATCGAGCAGCATTTGGGGATAGCGGTGATCGGTTCAATCCCTACATTTGAATTAGATAGAGAAGCTGTCGCGAAAGCAGAAACAAGACGAAGACGAGGTGAAAACATTGGTGCGTAGAAAACGAAAAGAACAGTCTAATTCCGTTCGAGCTTTAATTACAAAAGTAGACCCAAAGTCGCCAATATCAGAACAATATCGTACGATCCGAACAAACTTACAGTTCGCCTCGATCGATCGACAGTTACGAAATATTATGGTTACATCAACAAGTCCAGCTGAAGGGAAATCTACGACGATTGCCAATTTAGCGGTCGTTTTGGCGCAACAAGGAAACAGAGTATTATTAGTGGATGCCGATCTTCGTAAGCCAACGGTTCATTATACATTTAGGTGTCCAAACACTAAAGGATTGACGAGTGTACTTACAAAACAAGCTCAATTAGAAGATGCGATCATGTTAACTGACGTTGAAAACTTAGATATCCTGACAAGTGGACCCGTACCACCGAATCCTTCTGAGTTGTTAAGTTCCAAATCAATGGAATTATTATTAACTTCGACAACAGTACCGTATGATATTATCCTCTTAGATACACCACCAGTGCTAGTAGTAACTGATGCTCAGCTGCTCGCAAATATTTGTGATGGTGTTGTCCTAGTTGTAAGTAGTGGGAAGACAGAAATCGAACAAGCGATTAAGGCAAAAGAATTATTAGAGATGTCGAAAGCAAAGATTTTAGGGGCTGTATTAAACAATAAAGATGTTAAACATAGTCAAAATTATTACTATTATGGAAAAAATTAAGTGAACTAACATAAATAGCGGTTAGTTTTTAGTGGAAATAATGCTATATTGGCATAAAGTTTTCTGTGAAGGTAACTGGATACAATAATAGATGAGGAGGTTTTCAAATGATTGATATTCATTGTCATATCCTGCCTGCAGTAGATGATGGAGCTAAAGATAAAGAGATGACCTTGGCGATGGCTGAAAAAGCTGTAGAAGAAGGGATTACTACAATATTTGCAACACCGCATCACGGTAACGGAGCATTTGATAACCTCAAAACTAGTATTTTAGATCAAGTGCAAGAGTTAAATGAATTACTAGCTGTTTCTAATATTCCTCTAAAAGTATTACCAGGACAAGAGCCGCGTATCTTTGGTGAAATGGTAGAATCATATCGGGATGGTGAACTACTAACTTTGAATAATCAGGACAAATATATTCTTGTGGAATTCCCATCAAACCATATCCCAAGATACACGAACAAACTGTTCTTTGATTTACAGCAGCAAGGGCTGACGCCGATTATTGTCCATCCAGAACGGAACTCAGAGCTTATTGAAAACCAAGAGTTAGTATATAAGCTTGTGCAGGATGGGGCTTTAACTCAAGTGACTGCTGGAAGTGTTACGGGGCGCTTCGGAAAAAAAATTCAAGAGTTTAGCATTGACCTAATTAATCATAATCTCGCTCACTTTTTAGCATCTGACGCCCACAACACGACGAATAGATCTTTTCACTTAAGAGAAGCTTACGAAAAAGTTGAACAAGAGTGTGGTTCTTTTTATCGATATCATCTTCAAGAAAACGCTGAGTTACTAGTAAAAGGTCAGCATGTCTATGTTGAGCCACCGGAGAGAATTGTTAAGAGGAAGAAGTTTTTTGGGATATTTTAAGTGCAGCTTTGATTTTTGAGGGTTGAGTTTTGAGTTATTTTTGGATGATTCGGGGATGGGTAAGGCGCATCTTCGGTGCTATGCAACTTAGGGATTTTGAAGGTAGACTAAAAGATTGATCTATAGTCTATTTTTATTGCCTGAATATGAAAATACCGAATGAACAATTTTCATATAGAGGTAGTGTAAATAGTAAAAAGAGCGGATGTTTTTCATGAAATTAATATTATTCGACAAAAATAGTTAATGATTGTCGAAAGCGCAATTATTTTGCCAAATTCTTTCCCTTAATAGTTCTTTATTACTATGTTAAAATAGATAGGCAGGTTTTTTTAGTAGAAGATTGGCGATTGGTTGTAGGTAGTGTCGAGTTGTGTATATTTGATGTTACCCCACCTTTACTAGATTTAATGAAAAGATATAGGTGATTTGTTTGGATAAAAAAGTACCCAAATCGATCGTAAAGAGCATCCGATATATAAAGCAAGATGCGACGGATGATCAATTAGATACGATTAAACAACTAGTGATTGAAGCGATTGATCGTCGAAAAGCAGTGTTAAACAAAAGTTAATTTGTTTTTGGTGATGTCTCCTGACCGTTATCAATGGAGGTACTCGGCTATGCTGTGGGTTAGTACGTACTAACCTTAGATGTTAAGTCATCATTGGTGTGGTGTGAGGGGGGGTTCGATGCCTCATACTTTATTTCATTACCAAATAAAAGTTTAAGCGAGGAAGTTACTAGTAGCTTGTTTGCTTAAGCTTTTATTGTATATCTTTTTCAAATCATTTCGGAGGTGTAGTTTGTGTCGTATAAAAGAAGGTTGCTTTCGCTCGTGTTTTTAGATTCGTTAATTGTTATTCTTTCTATTTTTGCTGGCTATTATATTTTATCTACTACAATGAGTTTTTTCGCGCCGATTCTTCTTATTAGTTCGATTTCATTATTAATTTCTCATCACTTTTTTGCAGCACGTTATAAAATCTATAATCGTGTTTGGCAGTATGCGAGTATGGGGGAATTAGCAGCGATTTTTAAGGTAGTTACGTTTTCGATACTAGTAACGGCAGTTGTTCAATTAGTCTTTAGTCAGACTGTGTTTATGAGAACTTTAATGATTACGTGGATGCTTCATATTTTATTAATTGGTGGTTCGCGTTTTTCTTGGCGATTGTACCGTGATACGTATATTAAACGAAGACAGGATCAAATACCAACGTTAGTGATTGGAGCAGGAGCAGCTGGAACGATGGTAGCTAGACAATTGCTGCAAAATCATGATGCAGAGCTTTCACCTGTGGCGTTTATTGATGATAATGCAAGTAAGCAAGGGTTAGAGTTATTAGGAATACCAGTCTTAGGGACAAGTGCTGATATTGAGAGAATTGTGAATGAAAATCAAATTAAGCATATTATTATTGCAATTCCTTCATTAAGTAAGAAAGAGTTAAATGACATTTTCGTCGAATGTTCAAAGACAAAAGCGAGAACGCAAATCATTCCGATGTTAGAGGATCTGATGGTTGGGAAGATTTCAGTAAATACGTTCCGTGACGTTGAAGTTGAGGATTTATTAGGAAGAGAACCGGTTGAACTTGATACAGAGCAAATTGGAAAGAAGCTAACAGGGAAAACAATTCTTGTTACTGGTGCTGGTGGCTCGATTGGATCAGAGGTTTGTCGTCAGGTTTGTAAGTTTACTCCTGATACGATCATTCTTTTAGGACATGGTGAAAACAGTATTTATTCGATTGAACTAGAATTGAAGAAACAATACCCAAACATCCATGTTGAGACTGAAATCGCAGATGTTCAGGATCGCGAGAAGATGTTCTCGATTATGAAGAAATACATCCCTGATGTTGTTTATCATGCGGCTGCGCATAAGCATGTACCGTTAATGGAGCGTAACCCGGAAGAAGCAGTGAAAAACAACGTGATTGGAACAAAGAATGTTGCCGAAGCAGCGAGTGAGGCCCGTGTTGGTAAGTTTGTGATGATTTCCACAGATAAAGCTGTTAATCCGACGAGTGTCATGGGGGCAACCAAGCGTATTGCTGAGATGGTGATTCAGCATATGGATATGGTAAGTGAGACGAGATTTGTTGCAGTGCGTTTCGGAAATGTACTTGGAAGTCGTGGTAGTGTTATTCCATTATTTAAGAAGCAAATTCAAGATGGTGGCCCGGTAACGGTTACTCACCCTGAGATGGTAAGATATTTTATGACGATCCCGGAGGCGTCAAGATTAGTGCTTCAGGCTGGTGCGTTAGCTAAAGGCGGCGAGATCTTTGTCTAGATATGGGTGAACCGGTGAAGATTGTTGATTTGGCGAAGAACTTAATTAGATTGTCTGGCTATACGGAAGAAGAGATGCCGATTGTCTTTACTGGGATGAGGCCAGGAGAGAAGATGTTTGAGGAACTCTTAGGTGCTGATGAGGTACATCCGGAGCAGATTTATCCCAAGATTTATATTGGGAAGACGCCGTTGGTGGATATTACCGTATGTCATAAGTTGGTTGCAAGTTTGGACGAGTTGAGTAAGGAAGAGTTGAGAGATCAATTATTGGATATTGCAAATTTCAGGAGTGAGGAATTAGTGATTGAGATAAATAGATAAGTTAGTCAGAAATCGTTGGTTAGTTGGCTAGGGTGCCTAATATCTAGCTAACTAACACATTACTCTCTAACCTTATTTGAGTGTATAGAGTATCCGAAATGGATGCAATAGGTGCTTGGTTGCTTAGTAGTTGGTTTGATAAAGTAAGCTTCTAATTAAGTACTAAATAACTAATAACAAATTATTAATTTACTTAAGGAAGGAAGTTTTAGCAATGGGAGATCGAATATTCCTTTCATCACCACATATGAGTGATGAGGGATATGAAATGGAATATGTAAAGGAAGCTTTTGATACGAACTGGATTGCTCCTCTAGGGGAAAATGTGAATGGATTTGAAAAAGAACTGGCCACTAAGGTAGGTGCAAAATCTGCAGCGGCACTAACTTCGGGTACTGGTGCGCTCCACTTAGCGTTGAGAGCTGCAGGAGTTGAAGAAGGGGATATCGTCTTCTGCCAAACACTTACATTCTCGGCTACGGCAAATCCAATTATCTATCAAAATGCAATTCCTGTATTTATAGACAGTGATTATGCAACTTGGAATATGTGCCCTAAAGCTTTGGAAGAGGCTTTTCAAAAGTATCCTGAGGTGAAGGCAGTTATCGTCGTCCACCTTTATGGTTTGTCTGCTGACATGGATAAAATAGTAGAACTGTGTAAGAAGCATAACGTTGTTTTAATAGAAGATGCAGCAGAAAGTTTAGGGACTTACTACAAAGGTAAGCATACTGGAACTTTTGGCGATTATGGCATCTTCTCTTTTAATGGGAACAAAATCATCACTACTTCTGGTGGTGGA includes:
- a CDS encoding YveK family protein — encoded protein: MEETISLKELFETIKKRLLMILLITVAAVAVAGVISYLVLTPVYQSSTQLLVNQSKSDQQSYTQSDIRSNIELINTYNEIMKTPIILDKVIDELGLTRSTGALNGQISVRSQGNSQVVAITVLDPDPALAVQIANKVATVFQREIIAIMNVDNVSILSEAKLAENPTPVKPNPKLNMAIAFVVGLMIGVGLAFLLEYLDNTIKTERDIEQHLGIAVIGSIPTFELDREAVAKAETRRRRGENIGA
- a CDS encoding CpsD/CapB family tyrosine-protein kinase — translated: MVRRKRKEQSNSVRALITKVDPKSPISEQYRTIRTNLQFASIDRQLRNIMVTSTSPAEGKSTTIANLAVVLAQQGNRVLLVDADLRKPTVHYTFRCPNTKGLTSVLTKQAQLEDAIMLTDVENLDILTSGPVPPNPSELLSSKSMELLLTSTTVPYDIILLDTPPVLVVTDAQLLANICDGVVLVVSSGKTEIEQAIKAKELLEMSKAKILGAVLNNKDVKHSQNYYYYGKN
- a CDS encoding tyrosine-protein phosphatase encodes the protein MIDIHCHILPAVDDGAKDKEMTLAMAEKAVEEGITTIFATPHHGNGAFDNLKTSILDQVQELNELLAVSNIPLKVLPGQEPRIFGEMVESYRDGELLTLNNQDKYILVEFPSNHIPRYTNKLFFDLQQQGLTPIIVHPERNSELIENQELVYKLVQDGALTQVTAGSVTGRFGKKIQEFSIDLINHNLAHFLASDAHNTTNRSFHLREAYEKVEQECGSFYRYHLQENAELLVKGQHVYVEPPERIVKRKKFFGIF
- a CDS encoding DegT/DnrJ/EryC1/StrS aminotransferase family protein; translation: MGDRIFLSSPHMSDEGYEMEYVKEAFDTNWIAPLGENVNGFEKELATKVGAKSAAALTSGTGALHLALRAAGVEEGDIVFCQTLTFSATANPIIYQNAIPVFIDSDYATWNMCPKALEEAFQKYPEVKAVIVVHLYGLSADMDKIVELCKKHNVVLIEDAAESLGTYYKGKHTGTFGDYGIFSFNGNKIITTSGGGMLVSDNEERIAKVRFWATQSRDPARHYQHSELGFNYRMSNVVAGIGRGQLKVLDQRVEKKKYIYEFYNRELSDLDGVEFMPSNEWDNPNYWLSSMTLNGKVRPIDIMEALGEQNIESRPIWKPMHLQPFFEKCDFVGTDVSEKLFKNGICLPSDTKMNDEDLKRVVEIVKELWVK